A region of Cyanobacteria bacterium QS_8_64_29 DNA encodes the following proteins:
- a CDS encoding sirohydrochlorin chelatase has translation MTAVHSSTERDRALTLPPLPLERPLLIVGHGTRDERGRQAFIDLVEHYQTLDRSRSVVPCFLELCEPSIQQGIDHCVEQGHTEISVLPLLLFAARHNKFDITNELDRAKQRHPQLAFHYGRHLGIAPGLLELWRQRLAALDDPEHNPNGIPRAETVLLFVGRGSSDPDANGEACKLARMLWEGSSYKAVETCFIGITYPRLEQGFERARLLQPQRIVVLPHFLFAGVLMEKIFAAAAREQNQFPHIAVNCLPEMGVQPQLLQLLRERELETQQGQVQMNCETCKFRLAAAGEGDHHHHHDNGHHHGDSHHHGDAGSAPYHDRIWQVP, from the coding sequence ATGACTGCCGTTCACTCATCTACCGAGCGTGATCGCGCCCTGACGCTACCACCCCTGCCGCTCGAGCGGCCGCTGCTTATCGTCGGCCACGGAACGCGCGACGAGCGCGGCCGCCAGGCCTTTATTGATTTGGTCGAGCACTACCAGACGCTGGATCGCTCGCGTTCGGTCGTTCCTTGCTTTCTAGAACTGTGCGAGCCCAGCATCCAACAGGGCATCGATCACTGCGTCGAGCAGGGCCATACCGAGATCTCGGTGCTGCCACTGCTGTTGTTTGCAGCGCGCCACAACAAATTCGACATTACCAACGAGCTGGATCGGGCCAAGCAGCGCCATCCGCAGCTCGCGTTCCACTACGGTCGGCATTTGGGCATCGCGCCTGGTCTGCTGGAGCTGTGGCGCCAGCGCCTGGCAGCGCTGGATGACCCCGAGCACAATCCCAACGGCATCCCGCGCGCCGAGACGGTCTTGCTGTTTGTGGGTCGCGGCTCCAGCGATCCCGACGCCAACGGCGAGGCCTGCAAGCTGGCCCGCATGCTGTGGGAAGGCAGCAGCTACAAGGCCGTCGAGACTTGCTTTATTGGCATTACCTACCCGCGCTTGGAGCAGGGCTTCGAGCGCGCCCGGCTGCTGCAACCGCAGCGCATTGTGGTCCTACCGCACTTTCTGTTCGCCGGCGTCTTGATGGAAAAGATCTTCGCTGCCGCTGCTCGCGAGCAAAACCAGTTTCCCCACATTGCCGTAAATTGCCTGCCCGAGATGGGGGTGCAACCGCAGCTGCTGCAGCTGCTGCGCGAGCGGGAACTCGAGACCCAGCAAGGGCAGGTGCAGATGAACTGCGAAACCTGCAAGTTCCGCTTGGCAGCCGCCGGCGAGGGCGACCATCACCACCATCACGACAATGGCCACCATCACGGTGACAGTCATCACCACGGCGATGCGGGGAGCGCGCCCTACCACGACCGCATTTGGCAAGTCCCCTAA